GTACAACCTCAAGATTTTGTTTCCCACTTCATTCCCTTCTGTTTTTGGGTGCGTATATCCAGCTTGAGATCCAAATATATTTGCCGAATGCGCAGTGaacaaatatattgatggtgATGCTCTCTTGTCTGTATTGCATACAGGACACGCAAGATTACTAAATGGTCGACAGCATCTACCATCATATCTATTCCGCAGCTGCCGTGATTGCATGCGTGAAAACATATCCTGTCGTCGCTACAAAAACTTCATATCAAAGAACTAATGATTTGCATGCCATGGCACCAGGAACCACAACAAGATCGTGATCGTCAAACGCAAGGTTGCCAAACACATGCAACTCCCACGGAACAGGGGAAAAGCTGAAAAGCAGGCTGATCAtgcagagaaagagagagagagaggcaactGAGCAAGTAAACAAACGGAAGATTCCACGGCTAGTTCTTTTTTATTACAAAATCTCGCTCGTGACTTTACGCAGCCCGTGAATGGTCACGGACTCATGTGCGGCCGCGAGCAGAGTCGCAGCACGGCACAGCACAACACAGCGCCACCGCCGTTGCGCCCCACATGGCCACATCTCCCGAACACTGAGAAGAACAAGGGGCCGGCCGGGGAAGCAGAGGCGCGCAGGACAAGTGCTCACGTCCATGGCTTTGGATTCAGAAGGCGAGCAGGCCGAGCCCACACGCTGCCATTTATCACCGGCAATGATCACTTTGTGCGGGGGCTGATCAGGTCGCTTCCACGTTCACGCAGATCATTGCCATGGTCGCAATTGCATTGCGCACGTAGGTAGATGCAGAACCGTAGAAGCAACGCTGAATTTTCCGCGCACTTTTATCCCAATCATTACTCACCGATTGGATGCTAGCACGATCAAGTGTTCCTTCGCTGGATTTAGAATTTTAGCTTCTTCATCGACAAAAACTCAAAGATGTTACATGAATTGATGTATATAGGGGATCGAATCAGGCAGATAGGGCACCATGCGTTGCGAGAGCGATCGATGGCCGGTAGAGGAGACGAATTCGCGTCCTGCAGCATCTGCGGCAAGGACTGGGCTGTTGGTTttaaatcaaagaaaaagaaaaacatggaCCGGCTTTGCCAAACTCGCTATAGTACCGTTCATCATACACAGTGCTAGGATCAGCACATGCCTCGTTTCCGGGAATCCTGTCCGAGGGAGTAGCGTCCAAACCAGGAATTAATTCGAGGGCCCCATTACTCCCTGCTGCTTGCTCATGCAGAGTCGACGACGACGATGCAGGAGCTGCTCGCTACATCGGCGAAGAGAGGCGTACGTGCAGCGGCAGCGCATTGGGTGGCGGCGGCCGGAAACAGATCAACTGTTCATCGGAGGCTCGTCATGGCGCGCCGCTGCAGGACCCGGTCCATCGGTTGGCCGGCCGGTTGGTTTGCCGTTGCAGCGGCTAGCCCTGCATGGATTCCTAGCTAGATCAGACCGGCAAATTAAATTCTTCTGGTCCGGCTAGCCTAGCCCGGCCTCTGTACCGGTGACGcactgctgcatgcatgcatgcgatgTTTGAGTGGATATCTAGGCATGGAGTAGCATCGTTTGGTACTTGGTTTGGAGACCACGACGGTCCTGCGTGCCGATCAAGACCTACTCGACCTACATATCTGGTACTCCAGCTGCGTGTATCGTCCAGATGACAGAGATGGTCCGCGTTTCACGCAGGGCATCAGACCGTCAGAGATGGCAGATGGGAGTACATGATCAATCGGATCCCACGATCAGGGCTGCCAATTGTTTGATCCAACGGTCGAAAATAACTGGCGCTTTGTGGCGCTCTTCTCAATCTGCACTCATCATATATGTATGCAGATTTGCTTTTGTTGCACATGTTGGCAAATACGATGGCGTTAATCCGATGTGTATACATACAGAGCGCCGTGATCAATTAGTTCGTGTTACGCGTTCATTTAGCTGCTATGCTTGACCCAGATTGAAACGTACGTCCACCAACAAGAAACAAGAGTGGATTATTGGCTAACACCTAGCAAAATGCATGCATCCCGAAAGCTTCCGATTTGGCAGAGTAACAGCGTTGATGTGAGTGTTCATCAACCAGAAGAGGATAACAACGAAACTTTGATGTGACACCGAATACATACTCGTTCTGTTTACAAATACTTATCATTGTCTTTTACTGTAGTAAATATGACTTTACGTTTTTTTAAAAGGTTTATAGatgtttaaaaaatttctattattagatttattatgaaataaactttactaatattttatatatatatatatatattaagtatctatatatttttaaaaaatatatgaaaaaattagctACAGTAAAAATCCAATGAAAGTATTTGTAAATGGAGAGTATATGCATCTGTAGTGATTGCATCGAAAAGATGTGTGCATGGGTAGTTGATGCATACATGGTTGCTTGGAGCTAGCCGTTGTGACCTCGTCCCACTTTTCTCGGGGGATCGCGGACCGAAAACCAAACAGCATCCCGAAAACCACACGAACTAGCGGTCACGAAATGTGCTTGTCGTGAGCCTAGGCATCATCGCCAGGGATTAGTTAATCAACGATGcggttataaaaaaattactctcaAACCAGACCCAGCTTGTAGGGTTAGGCTGTCCGCTTAATTTAAACAGTACTAATACATACTAGAACGAAAACAAAGATGGTGCTATTTGGTCAAAGATAACACAGGGCAAGACGGTAAGGGTACAAGGCTAGGACCGTGGACTGACGAGGAATAAATAATGCCCCATGGTACACGTGTTCCTAACTTAATAGGGCGTCACATTGTCATAGGTAAATAATACACGCGCTGATATTAAGACAATTTATTGTGTTCTACGTAGAAATCATCACTagattataaattttaaatatttaggAGTAATATAATTTGAAAAAGTTACACTCAAAAACTTTAAGTATGGTACGACTCTCCTAAACAAACTATATAAAGAGTGAGTACGTCAACAGCATACCTAATTCCGGAAGAGAGAGTCAAAATTCCAAGCAAGAAATCAAAAAAAGCCATACAGAGCAAGTGTAATCGGATATGAGGAGAAACAAACTATTAAAATTCACAACACATTCATATTATGATGAGATTTATCCGACAAGAGctttaatatttaaaatataagaAAAACCATCAAGTTCTGTAggattagatctagacacaccACCATTGTACACCTATGGCCCAGTGGAAGGCGTTGGACAGGCAGGGGTGTAGCCTGATGGAGGCGAGCAGTGTGTTGACATCATTTTTGTGACCCTTGCCACGGTTGCCAGAGGAGTCGGCCAAGGGGGTGAGGGGGAGGGGCACCAGGGAAAGGGGAGTTGCCAGTGTATGCCATCGTGGAGAGGAATGCTGATATAGAAGTAGCCCATATGTCATTCGTCTCCTTCAACTCATGGAGAAGTAGCATGAACGCGCCTTGGAGAATGATGACAGGGGCTTCAAGAAGGATATGATGTCGTCAGCATGCTTGAGGCATGGACTTAGCCAACTGAGGGTGTTGAGGACCAACTTGTCATTGCCGACAGGGCGACCAACATCGCGGAAGGCATCAACGGTGGGTTTTAAATGCTGGGAGTAGTTCGTGACTGATAGTTTATCCTGCATCATGTAGTGGAACTCATGGCTAAGCTATATGGTGTGGACGTCCCAGTTGTCATGGAATAGGACTTGGACGCGTGACCATAGGTCGTGCGGTGTCTGGTCTGGCTCGAGAGTGACATCAAGGATGTCCTCATGGATGGAGTCGTATAGCCAGGTTCGGACGGTGCAGTCTTAAGCCCAAGCAATGTCGTTGGGGTTGACCGGAGTGGAGCTATTGATGTGGGAGATGAGACTGAACTTACTGACCACGGTCTTGAAGTAGGTTGATCGCTCGGTGTAGTTCGAGGCCATGTTGAAGAGAATGACTGGAACATGCATCTTGATGGAGGACACTTTCACAGCGTTCATTGCAAGAGCATGGGTTGTCACTTAACAGCGGTGGCGAGGAGAGGAACGGGCTCTGTCACGTACGTGATGGATGGGTGCTGGACGTACGATTGGTGCCATGCGCGCATGCATGAATGCTGGGCGACACCATCGTCTGCCCGTGTCTCCAGTCCATAGTACATAGCACGCGTGCACATCACAGCCGGCCACCGCGCAGCGCGTCGACATCCTAGGGAACGGTCCGTCCGTAAAGCCAAAAACGGGCCCCAGATTTCGCACGCAGCTACCCTACTACACGCGCACGAAACACGGTTAAGTAAACGGCGTTCGCCGGTGCAGGCTGCAGCGTGCCTCCGTCGCCGCTCACTGGCTGAGGACCGGACGGCCCGCCGGCCGGGGAAGCTAGCGCACCCGTCCTGGCGTCGCGTCAAAACGGCTAGGGAAATACTTAAATGGCAGCGCCTACGTACGCGCGCATCTCCACGACGCCTCTTCCCTTGGCCCCTCCCGCTTGGCCCCATCTCCCCCTTCACTCGCACACCAGATGCTCGTCTCTCTCTCCGCCTTCGGATTCTTTGCTTTACGGTGCGCTGCCCGTGTGAGTGACACGGACGATTAATTAGCCAGACGACTCGCTCCCAGCTTCCACGGAGACTGCAATTTTGGTTAGTACTTGGTTACAGAGGCAGATGGTACGGGATGATTGTATTTATATACTTTGAGTATgttatgattttatttatatatagatgattATTTAGTAGACAAGGTGGAATGagattattttaatattttagacTCATTGTTAATGTCATATTTGAAGTGGTATGACTATGTTtcactatttttaaaaataattccGTATCAAATCTTTAAAGATATTCTCTAATTTCAAACTATTTCATCCAACTGCATTCTATCAAAATAGTTTCCATCCCACCGCTATTCAGTCAAACAATAAAAAAGCAGAATAAATCCATTCCATTCCACTCCGTTACACGAACTAAACACAGCTAGCTTTATTAACCGCCGTTTGGCTTGGTGCCCCCCACACGCGCATAGAAACAGTCAAAACCCCGCCTCCTTCCCCTATATATACGCTCTCCACCCCCTCTCGCCCTCACTGTCCGAGTGTCTCACCTCCCACTTCCATCTCCACGTACGAAGTCGGCTGCGCGCACTGGCCTCGACGCGACGGACGGCCGAAGCTGACGAATGGGAGGCGCGCCGCGGCGCCCGGctgaggaggcggaggaggtgaCGGAGCTGGAGCTGCGCATGCAGCTGCTGGGTGGCGGCGCCTACAACATCAACGACAACGCCGACCTCCTTGCTGAGATCCTGGCGCGCCTTGACGGCCGCTCGCTCGCCGCCGCGGCTTGCGTCTGCCGCCTCTGGGCCGCCGTCGCGCGCCGCGACGCCGTCTGGGAGGCGCTCTGCCTCCGCCACGTCGGCCCGGCGCCGGGACCCACGCAGCCGGCGGGCCCCGCCACCCACGCCGTCGTCGCCGCGCTCGGAGGATACCGCCGCCTCTACCGCCTCTGCCTCGGCCCGGCGCTCGACCGGCTCGGCCGCGCGGGGACGCTCGCCCACGCGCATGCTCGCGCCCACCTGTCGCTGTCCCTCTCGCTGTCGCTCTTCTCCATCGACTGCTACGAgcgcctcggcggcggcggcccgggcGGGGGCGCCGCCGGgaggcagccgccgccgccgtcgtcgcttCTGTTCCTCTGCAAGCCCGTGGACGTGTCGTGATGACAATGAGATTGAGCTGGCACACGATCCCTCCATTAATCCTGGCCGTCTGATCGGTCGATGTCGTCGCGTTGGCGTATGCATGCTGCCTAGTGTTCCTACCTTCCTGCTCGTTTGACGGACGCCGCTTAACACAATTGGTTTGGTTTTCATTAGCACGAACGAACAATAAgagccagagagagagagagagagagttcttCAATCAAGCTGTACCGTAGAGAGAGGCATTCCCTATAATATATGGAAGTAATTATTCTTTCCTTCCTTTTTATCGTTCACCTGTGTACGCTTGGTGCTTGTCTGCGCCCGTTTGACGAGTTGCTGTTTCGATGCACGTGGCTTGTATCGCTTCCCCGTGCTGTTGCTTCGGCTGGATGCTTGCGATGCAAGTGCAACTTGCGCGTGTGCTCGCCTACTAATCACCTCGCCCTCACCTCACCGCTCGCGCTCGGCAGCCGTCAACTGCCAGGGGACTGCGCGGCAGCGAAAATGAAATGGCCCACGAGTTATGTGTTTGGACTCGCTCGTGACTTCCATTCTTCTGGAGCTGGAACCCCTCAAATAAATTCGAGAATAGCTAGATATATGTTGATAGATTGGAATGGTCCAAATCTATCGAATTTTAGATTGTCGGATGAGCCTTAAACGGCCTTCGTGGCCTCCTACGACGCGTCCACTCAGCTCGAGCCTCATTCACTCGTGCGTTGCCTCCTCACCCTGCGTGCTGCCTCCCTGTCACCTTACCGGTGTCGTGCCCAGCTCCACCGTGGCCCACCCACCTCCGTCGCCACTCCTCTCCTGCCCgttctccctccacctcccctCGCTCCCCTGCCGCCATCGTCTCCCCGACTGGCTCCGGCAGCATTACCGTTGCTGGATCCGTCACCCTCGACCACCACTAACCACGCTAATATCGACACTCTCACCACCATCACCGGCCCAACCGCTATCCACTACCACCGTAGTGGGTAGCACCCCCCCATCACCCTGCCATCCCTCCTACCGCTTGCCACAACCGTCGGGCTGAACAGCTCCCCGAtcatcctctagagccaaaagtcCACAAATCCCCCTAAAACCTCGAACACTAACTCTAAACCTAAACCTCGCCGAAGAAGACAATAGCCATGTCAGAGAATATGAGAGATCACCGGAGAAGAATAATGCATGAATCTCCAATTAGATTCTAAGGTAAGAAATTCGACAAAAGACAACTAGTATTTTCGAATAAATTAATGTTCGAAGAATAAGCGAATTAGTGCGCTGTTGGTAACGTAGTTTTAATTTGTTAACCTTTCGAAATTGGTGGCACTGAAAATTCGAGTTCTTCCCGTACAGGACACTGAGATGAGATCTATTCACGGGCGCCGAGGGCGCTGGGTAATTTTCACTAGAGCATGGCAGGAGAGCAGGGCACGGCGCAGATCTGCTGGGTCGGTTCCTGCTCGATGCATCATTGTAGGCTTTTCTCTGCCGAGCCAGAGGCCAGCACGCAGTCAAAAGGTAAAAACAGACGATGTGAAAACGTTATCCATCCTTCCGGCAGGCCGGGTGACTTGGGGCTCTGAGCTGCTGAGAGCTAGCCTGAGACACTTCGTCGTGGTGCTGTCTAAGCATACTGTAGTGCACTGCATCTCTTCGAGTTGCGCGAACAGCTACCGTGTTGGCCACATCAAGAGCCCATTCGTCTTCGCGCGAGCATGCAAGCGACCAACGCTGGCGAGCTAGCGACCAACGCTGGCTTGGTACGGTTCTTGCATGGTTCCTGGATCGATCGAGTGCACTAGCTGCCCGATCAGGACACGAGTTGCAGCAGGGGACGGGTCACGGGCTAACCTATGAGAAGGGGCTGCGCGCAACCTCCCAAGCTCATGTCTGCATCCTTGGAACATGACAAGCTCCCATGCATGCCAGGATAAGCGCCGCGTGAGCCATCAAAACGATCAGACCGGACTCTTGCAGTGACGTCTACCATATGTagtataaaattattgtatttagATACTCTAAGGTTTCTTATATTTTTGATGTATATCTTTATTTCTATAAAAAGAATTCACAGATGTTCAAATATCTTGTAAATAGACAAGTGTAtctaaaaaatgataaaaggCCTCAAGAGTCGTAGTGTGACTTTCCTGTATATAAGGAGCCAGAGATCCTGCGGAGGACAAGTCCATTAAACTTCATACAGGCCCATTAAAGCTGTTCAAGTTTGCATGAGCTGTGAAATTTTGAGCCTTTTTTTACTCTAGACCTGTATTAACAACCCTCTCCAACTATATACAAGAGAGTTATTCGAtgagatctaaatctttttttttgatCGTTTTTTTTATCGTAGATCTAAATCTATCTAGATTAGTCAAGAATCCTTTACAAATGATCTTATATATCAATATAAGATTAATAGGATGTAGTgttattattttaaataagattTAAATCTGTATAAAactctatatatatgttgtatgATTCGTTTACTGAAAATATCCTCTGTTCTTTTATAAATTTATGAGATCGGCGATTATCGCTCGTTGATCGATGTGTACACCGGATAAAAAGGTGGCATGCAATTGGTACTGAGTGGACTCGCTCAGTGTCAGTATAAAGTAGTACCCTCCGCCCCGTGACCGTGAGTTGGATATACTCACTTTCTGAAAAACAAGATATACTCTGATTAAACAGGTTGCAAGTTTGTTTGTTTAAGGACAGACAAGACACTACAGCAGGCAGAAAATACATGGATTTATGGTTTCTTCTGTGCTGCTGACGTGCCGTTCGGCACACACTCGTATTCAACTCGACTACTGAGCGTGTTTTTGTCTTACTACTGCTGCATGCACGTACAGGATATCTTTCCGGATATATTGCATCGGTCTAGATGATTCAGTGTAGTTCTTACTCATATGATAATTTATTTCTCTATAACTTTTGCAGGAATCCTTGACTGCTGTTGGGCATTAAGTGGTTAGATGCTTTCCTGGTTTTCCCGAACCAATGCATATATAGCTGTAGATGCATGCAATGCGTCGACGTTGGTATACCAAATTCTTCTGTTGCAGTCAGCTTGCAGCGGAACAGAACAGTGCAACAGACGAGTAATTCGACAAGACCTATATAAATATCACCCGTATTTTATGTGTTTAAACGTTGCAGAGCTGCCAATCTGTTTGCTGGATTACAACGCAGGCAGAGATGCAAGAACAACGAGAATACGTGCAGCCATGGTTATACTTATTTTTTTTGACAGgttatgctttttttttttccaaagagACGGTAAGAGAGttgttaaattatattaaaagaagagaaaaaaattagaaaacaaATAGTTCAACCAACCCTTGTTAGGGCCTAAGGAAAAAACAAAGCGAGGACGACTTAAGCTCTAAAAACAACTAGGAGGCCAAAGCCTccagaataaagaaaagaaggtACAATCCTACTAAAAAAGAAAGATATCGCTCTAAATTAATTACCATGCTCGATTTTTTTGTTCAATGTTCTCTTTTGCTTTCCACTAATTGAGACCACATACAGACTTTGACCTTgaaagaaaattaatttttctgCTTCCAAATATTTCATCAAAAGTATATTGCTCCTTCCTTGAATTTTCTACGACTCTCCTTGTTGATTATGTATCTTGCTTTCTACCACCGTAATTGAATATTGGAGAACTCATTTTGGCTCCACATATTGTCCCAACAGTACCATTACGTAACAGGTTATGCTTCATCATTTTCATATATAAAGTATATACACCCTATTGTCAGGCGAGGCCCAATACTGTGCATTTTCTCATTAGGCCCATCATGTGGGTGTTTTCGTAACGGAGAGGGCCAATCCATATTGGAAGGCCCATCACGTACGGGTGAATCTTGGACAAAAACTTGATCAGAATTGAGTAGCGAGTGCCGAGCAGTAAAGGTTGGCACACACACTCGGCACAGGATCAGCAACAACAGCTACCCGAATAAATTTCGATAGGTCTGCCATCCTGCAGGTGAGCCGGCGAGACACTGATGATACATCACTTTCTCGTACGTTTATTGCCATACTACGTACACAAACACCTTGGATCACTTCACATCATGTAAATATATGGGCATCCCAGAGACCTTATTGCTACGCTCACAGGCAGCATGCCAACAGCAGAAAACTCAAACGGGAGAAGATCATCACAGCTATGGTTCCAGACTTGGTGCACGTTAAAACCTAAGAAAGGCCAGCAGCGACGTCGTTGTGTTCCTAGAGGGAGCGAAGAAGAAGGCTGAAGAGGACCTGATGTGATCCCTGATCACTTCCTCCCTTCGCCGCTGCCGTACAACCGGAAGAGGTTGAAGGCCGAGACGAGCGCGATGGCGACCATGTTGACGCTGGCCGCGATGGCGCAGGCCACGGCGGCCCCGGCCTGCGCGCAGAACCGCTTGTAGAGGTGGCACGTCTTCATCCACTGGAACTGCGGCGTGCCGTACTTGCCGATGAGCGCCGCCTCCATTGCCACGGCCACCGCCGAGATCGTCAAGTACGCCATCACCTGCGCACCCAGTTCACAGAATGCAGAGTTACCAACACAGTTGGGGAGAAACTCTAACGAAGTGTAGAACAGGTTCCTTCAGATCGAGAATACGGGCTGGTACAAAAGATGTACTAACAAGTTTAATGCATGAACAGGCATTGGAACAACCTAGAGCTTGACATATAACGCCATGTGATGGTTCTGATCTCACCTGCTACCTGCCCATCTCTGTGCTTGTTCATAGTGCTGCGGCGATCAGGCAGCAAATGCGCATGTTGATATTACTTGACAGTGCGCAACAACGTTAGGCAACCAGGATGGCCACATTTTTTTCCCAACATATGCAATCCTTGGAAAATAATGTGTATCTTATTCTTTCACTATACTAGCACGAAATGTATACGATTACAAGCTTACTGAAAGACGTATTGCTGTTAAAGTGTTAATACATAAGTTAGGGTAGAATATTTGGGCGTCTTCGAAGTTTAAGCGAGTCGTTTTTGCTCACACTGTTTTGTCATTTCCCATGGAATATGCCAAACCTTAGCTCAAGGTTTGATTGCGATATGTGACCTGCTGTACTGAAACGTCTTGATGCAAATGCTGGCTGAGCTACACTAGTGAATATCCAGGAAGGATGTGACATGGCTGCCTTCTCTATCCGCCGAGATAAGCTGTAGTAACTGCAGATGCATTTGCATTGACAGTCACTGGCCCATAGGCCTTCGATGTAAATGCTGGCTGAGCTACACTAGTGAATATCCATGAAGGATGTGACATGACAATGCCTTATCTACACACCGGGAACCGTGAATATCCATGAAGGATGTCACTGAGTGTTAACGCATTTGTAGTTACTGCAGTGTGTTCATTGTCTACAACTTCACATCACAAAAAGTATTATTTACTCTATGTCTATTGTCTATTGTCTGCAACTTCAGCATCACAAGGTGtcatgtatgctataaatacaaAATTAATTTAGGTTGCCCTTAATTCCaccttctcttttccttttttttaaaggcCAATATTCCCCTTAAAAAAAGGTCACTATCGACAGTATTTTTTCCTCTCTGAAATGGTCAGTATGCAGGCCAAACTTTTCTTCTTGGCAAGCAAAAAACGTAAGTGTTGGCACTATCAACAATAGCAACATCCAGCAAACAAACTACATGgtgtttcttttttaaaaatatatatttttttcaatctgCTAACAGAATATATATTGACTGTGTGAATTTCAGAGTTGTCCAGCACAGAATGAAGCTAAAGAGTAaagaaattagtacattattTGTCCATGCATCACTTTTCTCAGAAAAATGAAGTGCCAATAACTGATGTCGAGCAGATGGGTAGGGAGCTCGGTGGCAAAGCACCGAGGTGGGTGTCGAGCCGGGTGTGGGATCGAATCCTACGTCTTGCACGATTCCCCGCTAAGGTCTTA
The nucleotide sequence above comes from Phragmites australis chromosome 4, lpPhrAust1.1, whole genome shotgun sequence. Encoded proteins:
- the LOC133914454 gene encoding F-box protein SNE-like — translated: MGGAPRRPAEEAEEVTELELRMQLLGGGAYNINDNADLLAEILARLDGRSLAAAACVCRLWAAVARRDAVWEALCLRHVGPAPGPTQPAGPATHAVVAALGGYRRLYRLCLGPALDRLGRAGTLAHAHARAHLSLSLSLSLFSIDCYERLGGGGPGGGAAGRQPPPPSSLLFLCKPVDVS